A part of Streptomyces sp. NBC_01235 genomic DNA contains:
- a CDS encoding DUF6317 family protein: MPPDFKAVLGDLTSMSKTFHDEAVNYRKLHADVAPPLVSGGDSGLDHALKEVADLIVALHIGFADRLDDRGDKVTYARDSFQRHDIDVHGLFEDLMAGDG, from the coding sequence ATGCCGCCCGACTTCAAGGCCGTCCTCGGCGACCTCACCTCGATGTCCAAGACCTTCCACGACGAGGCCGTCAACTACCGCAAGCTGCACGCCGACGTCGCCCCGCCCCTCGTAAGCGGCGGCGATTCCGGCCTCGACCACGCCCTCAAGGAGGTCGCCGACCTCATCGTCGCCCTGCACATCGGCTTCGCCGACCGCCTCGACGACCGCGGCGACAAGGTGACCTACGCCCGCGACTCCTTCCAACGGCACGACATCGACGTCCACGGACTGTTCGAGGACCTGATGGCGGGGGACGGCTGA
- the eccE gene encoding type VII secretion protein EccE, whose amino-acid sequence MASGTGVRSVGRSRNRGSSAAGQQPPERSRRSERSSAPGALPLRARAGQGGVFRLQRLVLLEIAAAVLLVGWVSGPVALVAAGGVAAVLVVLAFARRRGRSLPEWLATARELKARRRMAARLEIPPGTEPGFGPAVECDPGLRTYAYGGRDRRPVGLVGDGTFVTAVLQVEADATALRAERGRQPLPLALVQDALEVDGIRLESAQIVLHTQPAPALHLPRQSVAVANYAPLQEQTGAPAVRITWIALKLDPELCPEAVAVRGGGLTGAQKCVVRAADHLASRLTGAGFRATVLDEEELTAAIATSACANPLVTAEAGRTGATERRTEETSRSWRCDNRRHTTYWLRRWPTLGGGGAPSLPQFVALITAVPALATTFSVTLARGDRQEVSLTGHVRVTGRSDDELVAARRAVQGAARHTGAGLARLDREQVPGMLATLPLGGAR is encoded by the coding sequence ATGGCTTCGGGAACGGGCGTGCGCTCCGTCGGCCGGTCGCGGAACCGGGGCTCCTCGGCGGCCGGTCAACAGCCGCCCGAGCGGTCCAGGCGGTCCGAACGGTCGTCGGCGCCTGGCGCGCTCCCCCTCAGGGCGCGCGCGGGACAGGGCGGTGTATTCCGGTTGCAACGCCTCGTCCTGCTGGAGATCGCGGCGGCCGTGCTGCTCGTCGGCTGGGTGAGCGGGCCCGTGGCGCTGGTGGCGGCGGGGGGCGTCGCCGCCGTGCTGGTGGTCCTCGCCTTCGCCCGTCGTCGCGGCCGCTCGCTGCCTGAGTGGCTGGCCACGGCACGGGAGTTGAAGGCCCGCCGGCGCATGGCCGCCAGGCTGGAGATACCGCCCGGGACGGAACCGGGGTTCGGGCCGGCCGTGGAGTGCGATCCCGGGCTGCGGACATACGCCTACGGCGGCCGTGACCGGCGGCCCGTCGGGCTGGTCGGGGACGGCACGTTCGTCACCGCCGTCCTGCAGGTGGAGGCGGACGCGACCGCGCTGCGGGCCGAGCGCGGCCGACAGCCGCTGCCGCTCGCCCTGGTGCAGGACGCCCTCGAAGTGGACGGCATCCGGCTGGAGTCCGCGCAGATCGTGCTGCACACACAGCCCGCGCCCGCCCTGCATCTGCCCCGGCAGTCCGTGGCCGTGGCCAACTACGCGCCCCTGCAGGAGCAGACCGGCGCGCCGGCGGTACGCATCACCTGGATCGCGTTGAAGCTGGATCCGGAGCTGTGTCCGGAGGCCGTGGCCGTCCGCGGGGGCGGTCTGACCGGGGCACAGAAGTGTGTCGTGCGGGCGGCGGACCACCTCGCGAGCCGGCTGACCGGCGCCGGGTTCCGGGCGACCGTCCTCGACGAGGAGGAGTTGACGGCCGCCATCGCCACGTCGGCCTGCGCCAACCCGTTGGTGACGGCGGAGGCCGGGCGGACCGGGGCGACGGAGCGGCGGACCGAGGAGACCAGCCGGAGCTGGCGTTGCGACAACCGCCGCCACACCACGTACTGGCTGCGCCGGTGGCCCACCTTGGGCGGGGGCGGTGCTCCGTCGCTGCCGCAGTTCGTCGCCCTGATCACGGCCGTTCCGGCGCTCGCCACGACGTTCAGTGTCACCCTCGCGCGCGGTGACCGGCAGGAGGTGTCCCTGACCGGGCACGTCCGGGTGACCGGCCGCAGCGACGACGAACTGGTGGCGGCCCGGCGCGCGGTGCAGGGCGCGGCCCGGCACACCGGCGCCGGGCTCGCCCGTCTCGACCGGGAGCAGGTGCCCGGCATGCTCGCGACGCTGCCCCTCGGAGGTGCTCGGTGA
- a CDS encoding RNase A-like domain-containing protein → MRTRSATYPDRDTAQWATQQVVTANEQLIHRWLAQATRRRLTIEASWPTRPEAVGRVLLHAMMLAGRDPVDVRAARVILVRDPSRPHGFAVHATFPLYL, encoded by the coding sequence ATGCGTACCCGTTCCGCCACCTACCCTGACCGCGACACCGCCCAGTGGGCCACCCAGCAGGTGGTCACCGCCAACGAGCAGCTCATCCACCGCTGGCTGGCCCAGGCGACACGCCGTCGGCTGACCATCGAGGCGTCCTGGCCCACCCGGCCCGAGGCGGTGGGACGGGTGCTGCTGCACGCGATGATGCTGGCCGGGCGGGACCCGGTCGACGTCAGGGCGGCCCGGGTGATCCTCGTGCGGGACCCGAGCCGCCCGCACGGCTTCGCCGTCCACGCCACGTTCCCCCTGTACCTGTAG
- a CDS encoding RNase A-like domain-containing protein encodes MADRPSDAERKRERDQLMPAAPDAGSGFDVQPPHLYYTSAVVRDGQFDYDKGATDLVSALNQYSQSAGTGWGPDSFAKVYLQIAEKYLKVWAAGVLSVGGVAVGLTVTANNYQAADWSTRGMQGPPPRRPPPVVIDKEPDYGKINDIKWTGTGEDADSWAISGAMGEIPDFLADVIRPAIEYGLNLGKTHEITPGAREDDLKGMATAWREAGSAALKAGDTFTSAIAYMTDPHGNNEWQSAMKSFCQSIWGTTAWGRSRNAQGQIAQPHQGGRSWKTSGNVAPAQRRPILEVLHTTADTVQKTCDDLAQAARLCRETTSNLAKTAAKKMVEDLTVGLDALELLQLAGSAMLGKLVMAFRQHMDRAAADKAVEAYQQKFSDAATTLLALEWELDEALKSTPTFLAEEARAEAFAGRSLNEFKREHKILNGENPIPYKYTLDLAMAEDLGGGHTIDKHVGKTDAQLLQRLRDQSGIPAASSFPDLASAQKYTQACIRQNSGAIDAWLATGPPPQPASPIFQVSSVSSDVNNPLAVAPVTGRTSRMVNGQAGPVTDAHGVATRLRYDAGLDPPFIVVTSMPK; translated from the coding sequence ATGGCGGACCGTCCCAGCGACGCCGAGCGCAAGCGGGAACGGGACCAGCTGATGCCGGCGGCACCCGACGCGGGCAGTGGGTTCGACGTACAGCCGCCGCATCTGTACTACACGTCGGCAGTCGTGCGCGACGGGCAGTTCGACTACGACAAGGGCGCCACCGACCTGGTGAGCGCGCTCAACCAGTACAGCCAGTCGGCGGGCACCGGATGGGGACCGGACTCCTTCGCCAAGGTCTACCTGCAGATCGCCGAGAAGTACCTCAAGGTCTGGGCGGCGGGTGTGCTGAGCGTCGGCGGCGTGGCGGTCGGCCTGACCGTGACCGCCAACAACTACCAGGCAGCGGACTGGTCCACCCGCGGCATGCAGGGGCCGCCACCCCGCCGCCCTCCTCCCGTCGTCATCGACAAAGAGCCCGACTACGGGAAGATCAACGACATCAAGTGGACCGGGACCGGCGAGGACGCCGACTCGTGGGCGATCTCCGGAGCGATGGGCGAGATTCCGGACTTTCTCGCGGACGTCATCCGGCCGGCCATCGAGTACGGGCTGAACCTCGGCAAGACCCATGAGATCACCCCGGGAGCCCGTGAGGACGACCTCAAGGGCATGGCCACCGCCTGGCGGGAAGCCGGCAGCGCCGCGCTGAAGGCCGGGGACACCTTCACCTCCGCCATCGCCTACATGACGGACCCGCACGGGAACAACGAGTGGCAGAGCGCGATGAAATCGTTCTGCCAGTCGATCTGGGGGACCACCGCCTGGGGCCGCAGCCGGAACGCGCAGGGCCAGATCGCCCAGCCCCACCAGGGCGGCCGGAGTTGGAAGACCTCGGGAAACGTGGCGCCCGCGCAGCGTCGGCCGATCCTCGAGGTACTGCACACCACTGCCGACACCGTACAGAAGACCTGCGACGACCTGGCCCAGGCCGCCCGCCTGTGCAGGGAGACCACCTCCAACCTCGCCAAGACGGCCGCCAAGAAGATGGTCGAGGACCTGACCGTCGGACTGGACGCGCTGGAACTGCTCCAACTCGCGGGCTCCGCCATGTTGGGGAAGCTGGTGATGGCCTTCCGGCAGCACATGGACCGGGCGGCTGCGGACAAGGCTGTCGAGGCCTACCAACAGAAGTTCAGTGACGCCGCCACCACGCTGCTCGCGCTGGAGTGGGAGCTGGACGAGGCGTTGAAGAGCACCCCCACGTTCCTCGCGGAGGAGGCCAGGGCCGAGGCGTTCGCGGGCCGCTCGCTGAACGAGTTCAAGAGGGAACACAAGATCCTCAACGGGGAGAACCCGATCCCCTACAAGTACACGCTCGACCTGGCGATGGCCGAGGACCTCGGCGGCGGCCACACCATCGACAAGCACGTCGGCAAGACCGACGCCCAACTGCTCCAGCGGCTGCGTGATCAGAGCGGCATCCCGGCGGCCTCCAGCTTCCCGGACCTGGCCTCGGCCCAGAAGTACACCCAGGCGTGCATCCGGCAGAACTCCGGGGCCATCGACGCGTGGCTGGCGACGGGCCCGCCGCCGCAACCGGCCAGCCCGATCTTTCAGGTCAGCTCGGTGAGTTCCGACGTCAACAACCCGCTTGCGGTGGCGCCGGTGACCGGGCGCACCTCAAGGATGGTCAATGGCCAGGCGGGCCCGGTGACCGACGCGCACGGCGTCGCCACCCGCCTCCGATACGACGCCGGCCTCGACCCGCCCTTCATCGTGGTCACTTCCATGCCCAAATAG
- a CDS encoding WXG100 family type VII secretion target encodes MSAQDLTKLAGDLDDMQDHLDKQVQRMDAIVDSIEAGWRGPAASAYRDFHRAAAEDAVRIREVMKLLEEAVRLSRDGFSRDDLEVLARMRRIQVDVDSEVDRLSTPNTETPTLRSSLDDL; translated from the coding sequence GTGTCCGCGCAGGACCTCACCAAACTCGCCGGCGACCTCGACGACATGCAGGATCACCTGGACAAGCAGGTGCAGCGCATGGACGCGATCGTCGACAGCATCGAGGCGGGCTGGCGCGGCCCGGCGGCGTCGGCGTACCGCGACTTCCACCGGGCGGCGGCCGAGGACGCCGTACGCATCCGTGAAGTGATGAAACTGCTGGAGGAAGCGGTACGGCTGAGCCGCGACGGCTTCTCCCGGGACGACCTCGAGGTACTCGCCCGGATGCGGCGGATCCAGGTGGACGTCGACAGCGAGGTCGACCGACTGTCGACGCCGAACACCGAGACGCCGACGCTGCGCAGCAGCCTCGACGACCTGTAG
- a CDS encoding SAV_915 family protein, translating to MGAPIRSHLLDYIETAPPAGAVPASPSTPEPRRSRLLEYVEYAGAEPVEAAGTESPAPPGPRPGVPAYQTPVFVPAHPRYVDVTDRDGRPARLPFIAYELFDYPAAGTGAVAFAFTTLDRLVAALGESQPWVATSIGPLAEAVAEYDVTVLLDPRVAPGHHNWQPDDLAAYAREVR from the coding sequence GTGGGCGCACCAATCCGTTCGCACCTCCTCGACTACATCGAGACAGCGCCGCCCGCAGGGGCGGTCCCGGCGTCTCCGTCGACGCCGGAGCCTCGCAGATCACGTCTTCTTGAGTACGTCGAGTACGCCGGTGCCGAGCCCGTCGAGGCCGCAGGAACCGAATCACCCGCACCCCCGGGCCCCAGGCCCGGCGTCCCCGCCTACCAGACGCCCGTGTTCGTACCGGCCCATCCCCGGTACGTCGACGTCACGGACAGGGACGGCCGTCCGGCCCGCCTGCCCTTCATCGCGTACGAGCTTTTTGACTACCCGGCTGCTGGAACCGGGGCCGTGGCGTTCGCCTTCACCACCCTTGACCGGCTCGTCGCCGCGCTCGGCGAGTCCCAACCCTGGGTCGCCACCTCGATCGGCCCCCTGGCCGAGGCCGTCGCCGAGTACGACGTCACGGTCCTCCTCGACCCGCGAGTCGCCCCCGGCCACCACAACTGGCAGCCGGACGACCTGGCCGCCTACGCCCGGGAGGTGCGCTGA
- a CDS encoding WXG100 family type VII secretion target — protein MADSWVGGDIGGLRTMADTYKNAKGKLDDVITPISRAVEALVGDAAWKGEAAETFRATWSEDALTAGAFATLVHSAGDILGTLVGALAACETALQNAEHVATGKGVAMGDKGVPLEILTANPLSADDQETIAALDEYGKVRDEILHTAQHARLVAADGLRGLYAQVTAPVSTGDKITIADALRGLYAYDAEDARAGGKEARKLIDGAKDEERAAKKELRAERKAFQKAGRALPDDLDAKGAYRDAVTQVDSLEDAIARADHGSTALPYDRALNVKLADAADALRLGEGVAKLPEFLREIPVLDVAAAAACGLVEAKDDHDKGWSWQHSVVVDGGVALGGVAVGAGVVAALPIEGTAAVAGVGVLAAVTATEVLDHSLHEHWSEDIHDHGVVGGVLTGAGHVLTETGEDDVRMVKDIWHGVTSIF, from the coding sequence ATGGCCGACAGCTGGGTCGGCGGCGACATCGGCGGACTGCGCACGATGGCCGACACGTACAAGAACGCCAAGGGCAAGCTCGACGACGTCATCACCCCGATCAGCCGCGCCGTCGAGGCGCTGGTGGGCGACGCGGCCTGGAAGGGCGAGGCGGCCGAGACCTTCCGTGCCACCTGGAGCGAGGACGCGCTGACGGCGGGGGCCTTCGCGACCCTCGTGCACAGCGCGGGCGACATCCTCGGCACACTCGTCGGCGCGCTCGCCGCCTGCGAGACGGCGCTGCAGAACGCCGAGCACGTCGCGACGGGCAAGGGAGTGGCGATGGGGGACAAGGGCGTTCCGCTGGAGATCCTCACCGCGAACCCGCTCAGCGCCGACGACCAGGAGACGATCGCCGCGCTCGACGAGTACGGCAAGGTGCGCGACGAGATCCTGCACACCGCCCAGCACGCACGGCTGGTCGCGGCGGACGGACTGCGAGGCCTCTACGCGCAGGTGACGGCGCCTGTCTCGACCGGTGACAAGATCACCATCGCCGACGCGTTGCGCGGCCTGTACGCCTACGACGCCGAGGATGCCCGGGCCGGCGGCAAGGAGGCCCGCAAGCTGATCGACGGTGCCAAGGACGAGGAACGGGCCGCCAAAAAGGAACTGCGCGCGGAACGCAAGGCCTTCCAGAAGGCGGGCCGCGCACTGCCGGACGACCTCGACGCCAAGGGGGCCTACCGCGACGCGGTGACGCAGGTCGACTCCCTCGAGGACGCCATCGCCCGAGCCGACCACGGCAGTACGGCCCTTCCCTACGACCGGGCCCTCAACGTCAAGCTGGCCGACGCAGCGGACGCGCTGCGCCTGGGCGAAGGCGTGGCCAAACTCCCGGAGTTCCTGAGGGAGATCCCGGTGCTTGACGTGGCGGCGGCCGCCGCCTGCGGGCTGGTAGAGGCCAAGGACGACCACGACAAGGGCTGGTCCTGGCAGCACTCGGTGGTCGTCGACGGCGGTGTCGCGCTCGGCGGCGTGGCCGTCGGCGCGGGCGTGGTGGCCGCCCTGCCCATCGAGGGCACTGCGGCGGTGGCCGGGGTCGGAGTCCTGGCGGCGGTCACCGCGACCGAGGTCCTCGATCACTCCTTGCACGAGCACTGGAGCGAGGACATTCACGACCACGGCGTGGTGGGCGGTGTGCTGACCGGCGCGGGCCATGTCCTGACGGAAACCGGGGAGGACGACGTACGAATGGTGAAGGACATCTGGCATGGCGTCACGAGCATCTTCTGA
- the mycP gene encoding type VII secretion-associated serine protease mycosin — translation MVAAAALLTTATVLAPPAAAATTAGKIPYSDQCTFPNGEYPGRPWSLQRVLLDELWSRSKGKGVRVAVIDTGVDVKNPQLTDAVDAKAGRNLLPKNLKDDNGDPIERGNENGTTDTVGHGTKVAGIIAARPLDGTGFVGLAPEATIIPIQQNDAEGHGDTKSLAEAIRYAVRAGAGVINISQDTSNALKPSPDLERAIDEALDRKIVVVASAGNDGLGGNVKETYPASYEGVLAVAASDRNNERASFSQSGDFVGVAAPGVDMISTVPQGGHCSDNGTSFSAPYVAGVAALLKARHPDWTAREIVAQIEQTAERTIAGHDRLVGWGVVDPVRAVTEDDRPLESPSPKDGLGKAEAPSPAKFQIGETPDERNARLATYVTVAAAVLVAGLGGTAVAIRDARRRARRVAGAE, via the coding sequence ATGGTGGCGGCCGCGGCCCTCCTCACGACCGCGACGGTCCTCGCACCCCCCGCGGCCGCCGCGACCACGGCGGGCAAAATCCCCTACTCGGACCAGTGCACGTTCCCCAACGGCGAGTACCCGGGCCGCCCCTGGTCGCTGCAGCGCGTCCTCCTGGACGAACTGTGGAGCCGGTCCAAGGGCAAGGGCGTCCGGGTGGCCGTCATCGACACGGGCGTGGACGTCAAGAACCCGCAGCTCACCGACGCGGTCGACGCGAAGGCCGGCCGCAACCTCCTGCCCAAGAACCTCAAGGACGACAACGGCGACCCGATCGAGCGGGGCAACGAGAACGGCACGACGGACACCGTCGGCCACGGCACCAAGGTCGCCGGCATCATCGCGGCCCGCCCCCTCGACGGCACCGGCTTCGTCGGCCTGGCCCCCGAGGCGACGATCATCCCGATCCAGCAGAACGACGCCGAGGGCCACGGCGACACCAAGTCCCTGGCCGAGGCGATCCGCTACGCCGTCCGGGCCGGGGCCGGGGTCATCAACATCTCCCAGGACACGTCGAACGCACTGAAGCCGTCCCCCGACCTGGAGCGGGCGATCGACGAGGCACTGGACCGGAAGATCGTGGTCGTGGCGTCGGCGGGCAACGACGGCCTCGGCGGCAACGTCAAGGAGACGTATCCCGCCTCCTACGAAGGTGTTCTGGCGGTGGCCGCCTCCGACCGCAACAACGAACGCGCCTCCTTCTCCCAGTCCGGCGACTTCGTAGGCGTGGCAGCCCCCGGCGTCGACATGATCTCCACGGTCCCCCAGGGCGGCCACTGTTCCGACAACGGGACGAGCTTCTCGGCGCCGTATGTGGCGGGCGTGGCCGCGTTGCTCAAGGCGAGACATCCGGACTGGACCGCACGCGAGATCGTCGCCCAGATCGAACAGACCGCGGAACGCACCATCGCGGGCCACGACCGACTGGTCGGCTGGGGAGTCGTCGACCCGGTCCGCGCCGTGACCGAGGACGACCGTCCCCTCGAGTCCCCGAGCCCCAAGGACGGCCTGGGCAAGGCCGAGGCCCCGTCCCCGGCGAAGTTCCAGATCGGCGAGACCCCCGACGAACGCAACGCCCGCCTCGCCACGTACGTGACGGTGGCGGCGGCCGTCCTTGTCGCGGGGCTCGGCGGCACGGCGGTCGCGATCCGGGACGCGCGGCGGCGGGCGCGGAGGGTGGCGGGGGCGGAGTAG
- a CDS encoding contact-dependent growth inhibition system immunity protein: MPLSPLEHDRRYGELDQVIRAYAGQSADDTPNEPSVALTAYLRQTWHTRPWALAVAERQLREYAADNPPGRLRLRLGEFYAIPDVGLPEDETRPWLYCLADHIKHSIEQGEVPPPAMPATHWEWQTRFPELAQFLGGWFSQDMPDEFDDHDAAVDGYRTTTDPHLVARLVGELHELLALDLDESDYALAVAELGMEVDPPAPYSPSGWLALVAGRLSAPRAEYGPGAQADAP; encoded by the coding sequence GTGCCCCTGAGCCCCCTTGAACACGACCGCCGCTACGGCGAGCTGGACCAGGTGATCCGCGCCTACGCCGGACAGTCGGCGGACGACACCCCGAACGAGCCCAGCGTTGCCCTGACCGCCTATCTCCGCCAGACCTGGCACACCCGCCCCTGGGCCCTGGCCGTCGCGGAACGCCAGCTGCGCGAGTACGCCGCCGACAACCCGCCCGGCCGACTCCGGCTCCGCCTGGGCGAGTTCTACGCGATCCCGGACGTCGGTCTGCCCGAGGACGAGACGCGGCCATGGCTGTACTGCCTGGCCGACCACATCAAGCACAGCATCGAGCAGGGCGAGGTCCCGCCCCCGGCCATGCCCGCCACCCACTGGGAGTGGCAGACCCGCTTTCCGGAACTGGCCCAGTTCCTCGGCGGTTGGTTCTCCCAGGACATGCCGGACGAGTTCGACGACCACGACGCGGCCGTCGACGGCTACCGCACCACCACCGACCCGCACCTCGTGGCCCGACTCGTCGGCGAACTGCACGAACTGCTCGCCCTCGACCTGGACGAGTCCGACTACGCCCTGGCCGTCGCCGAGTTGGGCATGGAGGTCGACCCGCCGGCCCCGTACTCACCCAGCGGCTGGCTCGCGCTCGTCGCAGGCCGACTGAGCGCTCCGCGCGCCGAGTACGGGCCTGGCGCGCAGGCGGACGCGCCCTGA
- the eccB gene encoding type VII secretion protein EccB — translation MASRRDQLNAYTFAKRRMLAAFLQPSPDGSEEGAPRPLRGILPGIVVGVIVMAVFGAWGMFKPTAPKGWDLPNAKVIVASKSTTRYVVLKTGKEVQLHPVLNMASAKLLLDEGQGEVVTVSESVLDSGKIPHGVTVGIPYAPDRLPSASEAGTAKRWAVCERPSAGGGDSVQKAALVLAAREKGATEGSERLRGGQLLYVADPDGKRYVVDANGTAYPVDKSDELLLRAVVGSGREPQRVSAEWLATLHRGDPIAFPQVPGQPGTAADAPGQLDDSADRVGMVLKAFDNNKEQYYVVLSGRVAPVSAFVAQLLLFSKELAPLGQAGHAREMSPGAIVPGQAFGTEHRWPTGDPEPVNEASSAAGSRSTICTVLRGVNATTGATTLSTWAGTEFPAQLPTGSSSAYVTPGSGQLYRQFQGEETKAGPVFLVTDTGLRYVLQSNGDSATDDAGIGTTAKKREQLQQEAKQAQTLLGYKDVDPAPIPAAWSEFLPTGPRLSTAAARQPQGS, via the coding sequence ATGGCATCTCGGCGGGACCAGCTCAACGCCTACACCTTCGCGAAGCGCCGGATGCTCGCGGCCTTCCTGCAGCCGTCGCCCGACGGGTCGGAGGAGGGAGCACCGCGGCCGCTGCGCGGGATCCTGCCCGGCATCGTGGTCGGGGTGATCGTCATGGCCGTCTTCGGGGCGTGGGGCATGTTCAAGCCGACCGCGCCCAAGGGCTGGGACCTGCCCAACGCCAAGGTGATCGTCGCGAGCAAGTCGACCACGCGCTACGTCGTCCTGAAGACCGGCAAAGAGGTCCAGCTGCACCCGGTCCTCAACATGGCCTCCGCCAAACTGCTCCTCGACGAGGGACAGGGCGAGGTGGTGACCGTCTCGGAGTCCGTCCTCGACAGCGGCAAGATCCCGCACGGTGTGACCGTCGGCATCCCGTACGCCCCCGACCGGCTGCCCTCGGCGTCCGAGGCGGGCACCGCGAAGCGCTGGGCGGTTTGCGAGCGGCCGAGCGCGGGGGGCGGGGACTCCGTCCAGAAGGCCGCCCTGGTCCTGGCCGCCCGGGAGAAGGGCGCGACCGAGGGCTCGGAGCGGCTGCGCGGCGGCCAACTGCTCTACGTGGCGGACCCCGACGGCAAGCGCTACGTCGTCGACGCGAACGGCACGGCGTACCCCGTGGACAAGAGCGACGAGTTGCTGCTGCGCGCGGTGGTCGGTTCCGGCCGGGAGCCCCAGCGGGTGTCCGCGGAGTGGCTGGCGACCCTGCACCGGGGCGACCCGATCGCCTTCCCGCAAGTCCCCGGGCAGCCGGGCACGGCTGCCGACGCGCCCGGCCAGCTGGACGATTCGGCCGACAGGGTCGGCATGGTGCTCAAGGCGTTCGACAACAACAAGGAGCAGTACTACGTGGTCTTGAGCGGCCGCGTCGCTCCCGTGTCCGCGTTCGTCGCCCAACTCCTGCTGTTCAGCAAGGAGCTGGCCCCGCTCGGCCAGGCCGGCCACGCCCGTGAGATGAGCCCGGGCGCGATCGTGCCGGGCCAGGCCTTCGGCACCGAGCACCGCTGGCCGACCGGGGACCCCGAGCCGGTCAACGAGGCCTCGTCGGCCGCCGGGAGCCGCAGCACGATCTGCACCGTCCTGCGCGGCGTGAACGCCACGACGGGCGCCACGACCCTGAGCACCTGGGCGGGCACGGAGTTCCCGGCCCAGCTTCCCACCGGCTCCTCCAGTGCCTACGTCACGCCGGGCTCGGGCCAGCTCTACCGCCAGTTCCAGGGCGAGGAGACCAAGGCAGGCCCGGTCTTCCTGGTCACCGACACCGGCTTGCGCTACGTCCTGCAGTCCAACGGCGACAGCGCGACGGACGACGCGGGCATCGGCACGACCGCCAAGAAGCGCGAGCAGCTCCAGCAGGAGGCGAAGCAGGCCCAGACCCTGCTGGGCTACAAGGACGTCGACCCGGCGCCGATCCCGGCCGCCTGGTCGGAGTTCCTGCCCACCGGCCCACGGCTGTCGACGGCGGCGGCACGCCAGCCCCAGGGCTCGTGA
- a CDS encoding WXG100 family type VII secretion target: MSTGAAPDDDHISVSFATLTELAADLEDILKKLNGRLDDLYDRVVPVVLSWQGETREVFVDKLDEWDRSAQDLQAAQKWLHEYVTTGHTNYAAAHRAVLRGWGAG; the protein is encoded by the coding sequence ATGTCGACCGGCGCCGCACCCGACGACGACCACATATCCGTTTCCTTCGCGACCCTCACCGAGCTGGCCGCCGACCTGGAGGACATCCTCAAGAAGCTCAACGGCAGGCTGGACGACCTCTACGACCGGGTCGTGCCCGTCGTGCTGTCGTGGCAGGGCGAGACCCGGGAGGTCTTCGTCGACAAACTCGACGAGTGGGACCGCTCCGCCCAGGATCTGCAAGCGGCCCAGAAGTGGCTCCACGAGTACGTCACCACGGGCCACACCAACTACGCGGCGGCGCACCGGGCGGTGCTGCGCGGCTGGGGAGCCGGCTGA